One genomic segment of Gossypium arboreum isolate Shixiya-1 chromosome 3, ASM2569848v2, whole genome shotgun sequence includes these proteins:
- the LOC108487022 gene encoding uncharacterized protein LOC108487022 yields MGKKRKSIATSLDEVDRTMYASFCSAANSLSQLYTQAMNQQKLSFQAGKGHSLEKLYQWIWRQQEGGSRVTTMDILNYLQNEIDYCGEEPSMSPRAPSQQHQSQPTMQFMNTSFMVSSGSSGQTAVQGTRPDYSDQQPKNSIFSNALSSPILQSLQHYHIAQEGYCTNGLPSENGDRNNESNFLQPPTRDSNPFSSNDSSMDMHADSPSHESTY; encoded by the exons ATGGGGAAGAAAAGGAAGTCAATAGCGACGAGCCTTGATGAGGTGGATCGGACTATGTATGCTTCGTTTTGCAGCGCTGCTAACTCTTTGTCTCAACTTTATACTCAGGCTATGAACCAGCAGAAACTCTCCTTTCAAGCCGGAAAAGGCCATAGCCTT GAaaaactttatcagtggatttgGAGACAACAAGAGGGAGGATCAAGAGTAACAACAATGGATATCCTCAATTACCTTCAG AATGAGATAGACTACTGTGGTGAGGAGCCATCAATGTCCCCTAGAGCACCAAGCCAACAGCACCAATCCCAGCCAACAATGCAGTTCATGAATACCAGTTTCATGGTCTCTTCAGGCTCATCTGGCCAAACTGCTGTGCAGGGAACTCGCCCTGATTACTCTGATCAGCAGCCGAAGAATTCTATTTTCTCAAACGCTTTATCAAGCCCCATTCTTCAGAGTCTTCAGCATTATCACATTGCTCAAGAAGGCTACTGTACGAATGGTTTGCCTTCAGAAAATGGAGACAGGAACAATGAATCCAACTTTCTCCAGCCCCCGACTCGGGACTCTAACCCTTTCAGCTCCAATGATTCCTCAATGGACATGCATGCGGATAGCCCATCACATGAATCTACTTACTGA